A segment of the Candidatus Eisenbacteria bacterium genome:
TTCCCGTTCGGGAATTTCTTGTTTGTGAGCTTTGGTGACCTGTGGGTAAGCGCCTGAGAGCGGTCTCAGTCGCTAAGGTGCCAGGAGGTAGAGCTGATGTCAAAGGCTCGGTTTGAGCGGAAGAAGCCGCACGTTAATGTTGGGACGATAGGGCACGTGGATCATGGGAAGACGACGTTGACAAGTGCGATAACGATGTATTTGGCGAAGCGGGGGTTGGCGA
Coding sequences within it:
- a CDS encoding GTP-binding protein, which codes for MSKARFERKKPHVNVGTIGHVDHGKTTLTSAITMYLAKRGLA